From a region of the Corvus cornix cornix isolate S_Up_H32 chromosome 2, ASM73873v5, whole genome shotgun sequence genome:
- the CAPN7 gene encoding calpain-7 isoform X3: MDATTLGWTAVKFAQLAVQRDQSGRYQDAVSLYRYAAQALIYAGMAGSNLENIQEKINEYLERVQALHSAVQSQKTDPLKSKQQLDLERAHFLVTQAFDEDDKGNAEEAIELYTEAVELCLKTATETSEAGLQSKLKQLARQALDRAEALKESMSKSSQKEKSTTAKPNQPVRTFFPLGPDFSLNDKPQTIRAVQASESQGQRYTAEEIEVLRKTSKINGIEYVPFMSVDLRERFAFPMPFSDKCGKLPLSPKQKAMFAKWVRPDDITNNPTMIYTVSSFSIKQTIVSDCSFVASLAISAAYERRYNKKLITSIIYPQNKKGEPEYNPCGKYMVKLHINGVPRKVIIDDQLPVDHSGELLCSYSNNKNELWVSLIEKAYMKVMGGYDFPGSNSNIDLHALTGWIPERIAMHSDNQAFNKDSTFRMLYQRFHKGDVLITTATGVMSEEEGEKWGLVPTHAYAVLDIREYKGLRFLQLKNPWSHLRWKGRYSENDTRNWTPDLQKYLNFDPRTAQKIDNGIFWISWDDLCQYYDVIYLSWNPSLFKESTCIHSTWDAKQGPVKDAYSLANNPQYKLEVQCPQGGAAVWVLLSRHITDKDDFAHNREFITMVVYKTDGKKVYYPADPPPYIDGIRINSPHYLTKIKLTSPGSHTFTLVVSQYEKQNTIHYTIRVYSLCKFTFSKIPTPYTISKRVNGQWKGHSAGGCGNFRDTYKNNPIYQFQLDKNGPLLIELRGPRQYSVGFELVTVSTVGDPGSYGFQKKSSGDYRCGFCYLEVENTFAGVYNIIPTTFLPQQEGPFFLDFNSTTPLKVSQLQ, encoded by the exons ATGGACGCCACCACGCTGGGCTGGACGGCGGTGAAGTTCGCGCAGCTGGCAGTGCAGCGGGACCAGAGCGGGCGCTACCAGGACGCGGTCTCTCTATACAGGTACG CTGCACAAGCCTTGATTTATGCTGGAATGGCTGGGTCCAACTTGgaaaatattcaagaaaaaataaatgagtatTTGGAGAGAGTTCAAGCTCTCCATTCAGCAG ttcAGTCACAGAAGACAGACCCTCTGAAGTCAAAACAACAGTTGGACTTGGAGCGCGCTCACTTCCTAGTTACACAGGCTTTTGATGAAGATGATAAAGGCAATGCAGAAGAAGCTATAGAGTTGTACACAGAAGCAGTGGAACTCTGTTTGAAAACA GCTACTGAAACTTCAGAAGCAGGCCTCCAGTCCAAACTGAAACAGCTGGCCCGACAAGCACTAGATAG aGCAGAAGCACTGAAGGAATCCATGTCAAAGTCatctcagaaagaaaagtcaaCTACAGCTAAACCAAATCAGCCAGTCAGAACATTCTTTCCATTGGGACCTGATTTTTCTCTAAATGATAAACCACAGACAATCAGAGCAGTACAAGCTAGTGAATCTCAAGGTCAGAGATACACTGCAGAGGAGATTGAAGTACTCAG GAAGACTTCAAAGATTAACGGCATTGAATATGTACCTTTCATGAGCGTTGATCTGAGGGAACGTTTTGCCTTCCCTATGCCTTTTTC TGATAAGTGTGGGAAGCTACCATTATCCCCCAAACAGAAAGCAATGTTTGCCAAGTGGGTGCGACCAGATGACATAACAAATAACCCTACGATGATCTATACTGTATCAAGTTTCAGCATAAAGCAG aCAATAGTGTCAGATTGTTCTTTCGTGGCATCACTAGCTATCAGTGCAGCATATGAAAGAAGATACAACAAAAAATTGATCACAAG TATAATCTACCCTCAGAATAAGAAAGGAGAACCAGAATATAATCCATGTGGTAAATACATGGTGAAGCTTCATATCAATGGTGTTCCTAGAAAG GTAATCATAGATGACCAATTACCTGTTGATCATAGTGGGGAACTTCTCTGCTCGTATTccaataataaaaatgaattatggGTGTCACTAATAGAAAAGGCTTACATGAAGGTCATGGGAGGATATGATTTTCCTGGATCAAATTCT AATATTGATCTCCATGCACTGACTGGTTGGATACCTGAAAGAATTGCTATGCACTCTGACAATCAAGCCTTCAATAAAGATAGCACTTTCAGAATGCTTTATCAGAG ATTTCACAAGGGAGATGTCCTTATCACAACAGCAACAGGGGTGATGtctgaagaggaaggagaaaaatggggTTTAGTTCCAACCCATGCATATGCAGTCTTGGATATAAGAGAATATAAG GGACTTCGGTTTCTTCAGCTAAAAAATCCCTGGAGTCACTTACGTTGGAAGGGACGATACAGTGAAAATGACACAAGAAACTGGACCCCAGATTTACAGAAATACTTGAACTTTGATCCCAGAACAGCTCAGAAAATAGACAATG gCATTTTCTGGATTTCCTGGGATGACCTGTGCCAGTACTATGACGTTATTTATTTGAGTTGGAACCCAAGTCTTTTTAAAGAATCTACATGTATTCACAG TACGTGGGATGCAAAGCAGGGCCCGGTGAAGGATGCCTACAGCCTGGCCAACAACCCTCAGTACAAGCTGGAGGTGCAGTGTCCACAGGGTGGTGCTGCTGTCTGGGTCCTGCTCAGCAGGCACATCACTGACAAG gATGACTTTGCACACAATCGGGAATTCATTACAATGGTTGTGTACAAGACTGATGGCAAAAAAGTTTACTATCCAG ctgatcCTCCTCCATATATTGATGGTATCCGGATCAACAGTCCTCATTATCTGACCAAGATAAAGCTGACCTCTCCAGGTTCCCATACATTCACCTTAGTGGTGTCCCAGtatgagaaacaaaacaccatCCATTACACCATCAGG GTGTATTCCTTGTGCAAGTTCACCTTTTCCAAGATTCCTACACCTTACACCATTTCTAAGCGg GTTAATGGACAGTGGAAAGGTCACAGTGCTGGAGGATGTGGAAACTTCAGAGACACCTACAAAAACAACCCCATCTATCAATTCCAGCTAGACAAGAATGGACCACTGCTAATTGAACTACGGGGCCCAAG GCAGTACAGCGTTGGTTTTGAACTTGTCACCGTCTCAACAGTGGGAGATCCTGGTTCCTAtggctttcagaaaaaaagcagtggtgACTACAG GTGTGGATTTTGCTACTTGGAGGTGGAGAACACATTTGCTGGAGTTTACA
- the CAPN7 gene encoding calpain-7 isoform X4 translates to MDATTLGWTAVKFAQLAVQRDQSGRYQDAVSLYRYAAQALIYAGMAGSNLENIQEKINEYLERVQALHSAVQSQKTDPLKSKQQLDLERAHFLVTQAFDEDDKGNAEEAIELYTEAVELCLKTATETSEAGLQSKLKQLARQALDRAEALKESMSKSSQKEKSTTAKPNQPVRTFFPLGPDFSLNDKPQTIRAVQASESQGQRYTAEEIEVLRKTSKINGIEYVPFMSVDLRERFAFPMPFSDKCGKLPLSPKQKAMFAKWVRPDDITNNPTMIYTVSSFSIKQTIVSDCSFVASLAISAAYERRYNKKLITSIIYPQNKKGEPEYNPCGKYMVKLHINGVPRKVIIDDQLPVDHSGELLCSYSNNKNELWVSLIEKAYMKVMGGYDFPGSNSNIDLHALTGWIPERIAMHSDNQAFNKDSTFRMLYQRFHKGDVLITTATGVMSEEEGEKWGLVPTHAYAVLDIREYKGLRFLQLKNPWSHLRWKGRYSENDTRNWTPDLQKYLNFDPRTAQKIDNGIFWISWDDLCQYYDVIYLSWNPSLFKESTCIHRMTLHTIGNSLQWLCTRLMAKKFTIQVYSLCKFTFSKIPTPYTISKRVNGQWKGHSAGGCGNFRDTYKNNPIYQFQLDKNGPLLIELRGPRQYSVGFELVTVSTVGDPGSYGFQKKSSGDYRCGFCYLEVENTFAGVYNIIPTTFLPQQEGPFFLDFNSTTPLKVSQLQ, encoded by the exons ATGGACGCCACCACGCTGGGCTGGACGGCGGTGAAGTTCGCGCAGCTGGCAGTGCAGCGGGACCAGAGCGGGCGCTACCAGGACGCGGTCTCTCTATACAGGTACG CTGCACAAGCCTTGATTTATGCTGGAATGGCTGGGTCCAACTTGgaaaatattcaagaaaaaataaatgagtatTTGGAGAGAGTTCAAGCTCTCCATTCAGCAG ttcAGTCACAGAAGACAGACCCTCTGAAGTCAAAACAACAGTTGGACTTGGAGCGCGCTCACTTCCTAGTTACACAGGCTTTTGATGAAGATGATAAAGGCAATGCAGAAGAAGCTATAGAGTTGTACACAGAAGCAGTGGAACTCTGTTTGAAAACA GCTACTGAAACTTCAGAAGCAGGCCTCCAGTCCAAACTGAAACAGCTGGCCCGACAAGCACTAGATAG aGCAGAAGCACTGAAGGAATCCATGTCAAAGTCatctcagaaagaaaagtcaaCTACAGCTAAACCAAATCAGCCAGTCAGAACATTCTTTCCATTGGGACCTGATTTTTCTCTAAATGATAAACCACAGACAATCAGAGCAGTACAAGCTAGTGAATCTCAAGGTCAGAGATACACTGCAGAGGAGATTGAAGTACTCAG GAAGACTTCAAAGATTAACGGCATTGAATATGTACCTTTCATGAGCGTTGATCTGAGGGAACGTTTTGCCTTCCCTATGCCTTTTTC TGATAAGTGTGGGAAGCTACCATTATCCCCCAAACAGAAAGCAATGTTTGCCAAGTGGGTGCGACCAGATGACATAACAAATAACCCTACGATGATCTATACTGTATCAAGTTTCAGCATAAAGCAG aCAATAGTGTCAGATTGTTCTTTCGTGGCATCACTAGCTATCAGTGCAGCATATGAAAGAAGATACAACAAAAAATTGATCACAAG TATAATCTACCCTCAGAATAAGAAAGGAGAACCAGAATATAATCCATGTGGTAAATACATGGTGAAGCTTCATATCAATGGTGTTCCTAGAAAG GTAATCATAGATGACCAATTACCTGTTGATCATAGTGGGGAACTTCTCTGCTCGTATTccaataataaaaatgaattatggGTGTCACTAATAGAAAAGGCTTACATGAAGGTCATGGGAGGATATGATTTTCCTGGATCAAATTCT AATATTGATCTCCATGCACTGACTGGTTGGATACCTGAAAGAATTGCTATGCACTCTGACAATCAAGCCTTCAATAAAGATAGCACTTTCAGAATGCTTTATCAGAG ATTTCACAAGGGAGATGTCCTTATCACAACAGCAACAGGGGTGATGtctgaagaggaaggagaaaaatggggTTTAGTTCCAACCCATGCATATGCAGTCTTGGATATAAGAGAATATAAG GGACTTCGGTTTCTTCAGCTAAAAAATCCCTGGAGTCACTTACGTTGGAAGGGACGATACAGTGAAAATGACACAAGAAACTGGACCCCAGATTTACAGAAATACTTGAACTTTGATCCCAGAACAGCTCAGAAAATAGACAATG gCATTTTCTGGATTTCCTGGGATGACCTGTGCCAGTACTATGACGTTATTTATTTGAGTTGGAACCCAAGTCTTTTTAAAGAATCTACATGTATTCACAG gATGACTTTGCACACAATCGGGAATTCATTACAATGGTTGTGTACAAGACTGATGGCAAAAAAGTTTACTATCCAG GTGTATTCCTTGTGCAAGTTCACCTTTTCCAAGATTCCTACACCTTACACCATTTCTAAGCGg GTTAATGGACAGTGGAAAGGTCACAGTGCTGGAGGATGTGGAAACTTCAGAGACACCTACAAAAACAACCCCATCTATCAATTCCAGCTAGACAAGAATGGACCACTGCTAATTGAACTACGGGGCCCAAG GCAGTACAGCGTTGGTTTTGAACTTGTCACCGTCTCAACAGTGGGAGATCCTGGTTCCTAtggctttcagaaaaaaagcagtggtgACTACAG GTGTGGATTTTGCTACTTGGAGGTGGAGAACACATTTGCTGGAGTTTACA
- the CAPN7 gene encoding calpain-7 isoform X1: MAGSNLENIQEKINEYLERVQALHSAVQSQKTDPLKSKQQLDLERAHFLVTQAFDEDDKGNAEEAIELYTEAVELCLKTATETSEAGLQSKLKQLARQALDRAEALKESMSKSSQKEKSTTAKPNQPVRTFFPLGPDFSLNDKPQTIRAVQASESQGQRYTAEEIEVLRKTSKINGIEYVPFMSVDLRERFAFPMPFSDKCGKLPLSPKQKAMFAKWVRPDDITNNPTMIYTVSSFSIKQTIVSDCSFVASLAISAAYERRYNKKLITSIIYPQNKKGEPEYNPCGKYMVKLHINGVPRKVIIDDQLPVDHSGELLCSYSNNKNELWVSLIEKAYMKVMGGYDFPGSNSNIDLHALTGWIPERIAMHSDNQAFNKDSTFRMLYQRFHKGDVLITTATGVMSEEEGEKWGLVPTHAYAVLDIREYKGLRFLQLKNPWSHLRWKGRYSENDTRNWTPDLQKYLNFDPRTAQKIDNGIFWISWDDLCQYYDVIYLSWNPSLFKESTCIHSTWDAKQGPVKDAYSLANNPQYKLEVQCPQGGAAVWVLLSRHITDKDDFAHNREFITMVVYKTDGKKVYYPADPPPYIDGIRINSPHYLTKIKLTSPGSHTFTLVVSQYEKQNTIHYTIRVYSLCKFTFSKIPTPYTISKRVNGQWKGHSAGGCGNFRDTYKNNPIYQFQLDKNGPLLIELRGPRQYSVGFELVTVSTVGDPGSYGFQKKSSGDYRCGFCYLEVENTFAGVYNIIPTTFLPQQEGPFFLDFNSTTPLKVSQLQ, translated from the exons ATGGCTGGGTCCAACTTGgaaaatattcaagaaaaaataaatgagtatTTGGAGAGAGTTCAAGCTCTCCATTCAGCAG ttcAGTCACAGAAGACAGACCCTCTGAAGTCAAAACAACAGTTGGACTTGGAGCGCGCTCACTTCCTAGTTACACAGGCTTTTGATGAAGATGATAAAGGCAATGCAGAAGAAGCTATAGAGTTGTACACAGAAGCAGTGGAACTCTGTTTGAAAACA GCTACTGAAACTTCAGAAGCAGGCCTCCAGTCCAAACTGAAACAGCTGGCCCGACAAGCACTAGATAG aGCAGAAGCACTGAAGGAATCCATGTCAAAGTCatctcagaaagaaaagtcaaCTACAGCTAAACCAAATCAGCCAGTCAGAACATTCTTTCCATTGGGACCTGATTTTTCTCTAAATGATAAACCACAGACAATCAGAGCAGTACAAGCTAGTGAATCTCAAGGTCAGAGATACACTGCAGAGGAGATTGAAGTACTCAG GAAGACTTCAAAGATTAACGGCATTGAATATGTACCTTTCATGAGCGTTGATCTGAGGGAACGTTTTGCCTTCCCTATGCCTTTTTC TGATAAGTGTGGGAAGCTACCATTATCCCCCAAACAGAAAGCAATGTTTGCCAAGTGGGTGCGACCAGATGACATAACAAATAACCCTACGATGATCTATACTGTATCAAGTTTCAGCATAAAGCAG aCAATAGTGTCAGATTGTTCTTTCGTGGCATCACTAGCTATCAGTGCAGCATATGAAAGAAGATACAACAAAAAATTGATCACAAG TATAATCTACCCTCAGAATAAGAAAGGAGAACCAGAATATAATCCATGTGGTAAATACATGGTGAAGCTTCATATCAATGGTGTTCCTAGAAAG GTAATCATAGATGACCAATTACCTGTTGATCATAGTGGGGAACTTCTCTGCTCGTATTccaataataaaaatgaattatggGTGTCACTAATAGAAAAGGCTTACATGAAGGTCATGGGAGGATATGATTTTCCTGGATCAAATTCT AATATTGATCTCCATGCACTGACTGGTTGGATACCTGAAAGAATTGCTATGCACTCTGACAATCAAGCCTTCAATAAAGATAGCACTTTCAGAATGCTTTATCAGAG ATTTCACAAGGGAGATGTCCTTATCACAACAGCAACAGGGGTGATGtctgaagaggaaggagaaaaatggggTTTAGTTCCAACCCATGCATATGCAGTCTTGGATATAAGAGAATATAAG GGACTTCGGTTTCTTCAGCTAAAAAATCCCTGGAGTCACTTACGTTGGAAGGGACGATACAGTGAAAATGACACAAGAAACTGGACCCCAGATTTACAGAAATACTTGAACTTTGATCCCAGAACAGCTCAGAAAATAGACAATG gCATTTTCTGGATTTCCTGGGATGACCTGTGCCAGTACTATGACGTTATTTATTTGAGTTGGAACCCAAGTCTTTTTAAAGAATCTACATGTATTCACAG TACGTGGGATGCAAAGCAGGGCCCGGTGAAGGATGCCTACAGCCTGGCCAACAACCCTCAGTACAAGCTGGAGGTGCAGTGTCCACAGGGTGGTGCTGCTGTCTGGGTCCTGCTCAGCAGGCACATCACTGACAAG gATGACTTTGCACACAATCGGGAATTCATTACAATGGTTGTGTACAAGACTGATGGCAAAAAAGTTTACTATCCAG ctgatcCTCCTCCATATATTGATGGTATCCGGATCAACAGTCCTCATTATCTGACCAAGATAAAGCTGACCTCTCCAGGTTCCCATACATTCACCTTAGTGGTGTCCCAGtatgagaaacaaaacaccatCCATTACACCATCAGG GTGTATTCCTTGTGCAAGTTCACCTTTTCCAAGATTCCTACACCTTACACCATTTCTAAGCGg GTTAATGGACAGTGGAAAGGTCACAGTGCTGGAGGATGTGGAAACTTCAGAGACACCTACAAAAACAACCCCATCTATCAATTCCAGCTAGACAAGAATGGACCACTGCTAATTGAACTACGGGGCCCAAG GCAGTACAGCGTTGGTTTTGAACTTGTCACCGTCTCAACAGTGGGAGATCCTGGTTCCTAtggctttcagaaaaaaagcagtggtgACTACAG GTGTGGATTTTGCTACTTGGAGGTGGAGAACACATTTGCTGGAGTTTACA
- the CAPN7 gene encoding calpain-7 isoform X2 translates to MLSYRLTWWNYVMATETSEAGLQSKLKQLARQALDRAEALKESMSKSSQKEKSTTAKPNQPVRTFFPLGPDFSLNDKPQTIRAVQASESQGQRYTAEEIEVLRKTSKINGIEYVPFMSVDLRERFAFPMPFSDKCGKLPLSPKQKAMFAKWVRPDDITNNPTMIYTVSSFSIKQTIVSDCSFVASLAISAAYERRYNKKLITSIIYPQNKKGEPEYNPCGKYMVKLHINGVPRKVIIDDQLPVDHSGELLCSYSNNKNELWVSLIEKAYMKVMGGYDFPGSNSNIDLHALTGWIPERIAMHSDNQAFNKDSTFRMLYQRFHKGDVLITTATGVMSEEEGEKWGLVPTHAYAVLDIREYKGLRFLQLKNPWSHLRWKGRYSENDTRNWTPDLQKYLNFDPRTAQKIDNGIFWISWDDLCQYYDVIYLSWNPSLFKESTCIHSTWDAKQGPVKDAYSLANNPQYKLEVQCPQGGAAVWVLLSRHITDKDDFAHNREFITMVVYKTDGKKVYYPADPPPYIDGIRINSPHYLTKIKLTSPGSHTFTLVVSQYEKQNTIHYTIRVYSLCKFTFSKIPTPYTISKRVNGQWKGHSAGGCGNFRDTYKNNPIYQFQLDKNGPLLIELRGPRQYSVGFELVTVSTVGDPGSYGFQKKSSGDYRCGFCYLEVENTFAGVYNIIPTTFLPQQEGPFFLDFNSTTPLKVSQLQ, encoded by the exons ATGTTAAGCTACAGGTTAACTTGGTGGAATTATGTGATG GCTACTGAAACTTCAGAAGCAGGCCTCCAGTCCAAACTGAAACAGCTGGCCCGACAAGCACTAGATAG aGCAGAAGCACTGAAGGAATCCATGTCAAAGTCatctcagaaagaaaagtcaaCTACAGCTAAACCAAATCAGCCAGTCAGAACATTCTTTCCATTGGGACCTGATTTTTCTCTAAATGATAAACCACAGACAATCAGAGCAGTACAAGCTAGTGAATCTCAAGGTCAGAGATACACTGCAGAGGAGATTGAAGTACTCAG GAAGACTTCAAAGATTAACGGCATTGAATATGTACCTTTCATGAGCGTTGATCTGAGGGAACGTTTTGCCTTCCCTATGCCTTTTTC TGATAAGTGTGGGAAGCTACCATTATCCCCCAAACAGAAAGCAATGTTTGCCAAGTGGGTGCGACCAGATGACATAACAAATAACCCTACGATGATCTATACTGTATCAAGTTTCAGCATAAAGCAG aCAATAGTGTCAGATTGTTCTTTCGTGGCATCACTAGCTATCAGTGCAGCATATGAAAGAAGATACAACAAAAAATTGATCACAAG TATAATCTACCCTCAGAATAAGAAAGGAGAACCAGAATATAATCCATGTGGTAAATACATGGTGAAGCTTCATATCAATGGTGTTCCTAGAAAG GTAATCATAGATGACCAATTACCTGTTGATCATAGTGGGGAACTTCTCTGCTCGTATTccaataataaaaatgaattatggGTGTCACTAATAGAAAAGGCTTACATGAAGGTCATGGGAGGATATGATTTTCCTGGATCAAATTCT AATATTGATCTCCATGCACTGACTGGTTGGATACCTGAAAGAATTGCTATGCACTCTGACAATCAAGCCTTCAATAAAGATAGCACTTTCAGAATGCTTTATCAGAG ATTTCACAAGGGAGATGTCCTTATCACAACAGCAACAGGGGTGATGtctgaagaggaaggagaaaaatggggTTTAGTTCCAACCCATGCATATGCAGTCTTGGATATAAGAGAATATAAG GGACTTCGGTTTCTTCAGCTAAAAAATCCCTGGAGTCACTTACGTTGGAAGGGACGATACAGTGAAAATGACACAAGAAACTGGACCCCAGATTTACAGAAATACTTGAACTTTGATCCCAGAACAGCTCAGAAAATAGACAATG gCATTTTCTGGATTTCCTGGGATGACCTGTGCCAGTACTATGACGTTATTTATTTGAGTTGGAACCCAAGTCTTTTTAAAGAATCTACATGTATTCACAG TACGTGGGATGCAAAGCAGGGCCCGGTGAAGGATGCCTACAGCCTGGCCAACAACCCTCAGTACAAGCTGGAGGTGCAGTGTCCACAGGGTGGTGCTGCTGTCTGGGTCCTGCTCAGCAGGCACATCACTGACAAG gATGACTTTGCACACAATCGGGAATTCATTACAATGGTTGTGTACAAGACTGATGGCAAAAAAGTTTACTATCCAG ctgatcCTCCTCCATATATTGATGGTATCCGGATCAACAGTCCTCATTATCTGACCAAGATAAAGCTGACCTCTCCAGGTTCCCATACATTCACCTTAGTGGTGTCCCAGtatgagaaacaaaacaccatCCATTACACCATCAGG GTGTATTCCTTGTGCAAGTTCACCTTTTCCAAGATTCCTACACCTTACACCATTTCTAAGCGg GTTAATGGACAGTGGAAAGGTCACAGTGCTGGAGGATGTGGAAACTTCAGAGACACCTACAAAAACAACCCCATCTATCAATTCCAGCTAGACAAGAATGGACCACTGCTAATTGAACTACGGGGCCCAAG GCAGTACAGCGTTGGTTTTGAACTTGTCACCGTCTCAACAGTGGGAGATCCTGGTTCCTAtggctttcagaaaaaaagcagtggtgACTACAG GTGTGGATTTTGCTACTTGGAGGTGGAGAACACATTTGCTGGAGTTTACA